In Dyella terrae, one DNA window encodes the following:
- a CDS encoding BolA family protein, whose product MTAAMVEQIRQRLVQALAPLDIEVVDEGYKHVGHANEGKGHYHVRVVSLAFAGQLSIKRHRMIYAALDGLMDDGVHALSIEARAPGE is encoded by the coding sequence ATGACCGCGGCAATGGTCGAGCAGATTCGCCAGCGCCTGGTCCAGGCGTTGGCTCCGCTCGACATCGAGGTGGTCGACGAGGGGTACAAACACGTCGGCCACGCCAATGAAGGGAAGGGTCACTACCACGTCCGCGTGGTGAGCCTTGCGTTTGCGGGGCAGCTTTCGATCAAGCGGCACCGGATGATCTATGCCGCCCTGGACGGTCTGATGGACGATGGCGTCCACGCCCTGTCGATCGAGGCCCGTGCGCCGGGTGAGTGA
- a CDS encoding YciI family protein, translated as MWFAIVGTDVPDSLEKRKSARPAHIERLQKLLDEGRLFVAGAFPAIESEDPGPAGFTGSLILAQFPSQAEAEAWAKDDPYIAAGVYASVSIKPFRKALPAA; from the coding sequence ATGTGGTTTGCCATTGTTGGTACTGACGTCCCCGATTCGCTGGAGAAGCGCAAGTCTGCGCGTCCGGCCCACATCGAACGCCTGCAGAAGCTGCTCGATGAAGGCCGCCTGTTCGTGGCCGGCGCTTTCCCGGCGATCGAGTCAGAAGATCCGGGCCCGGCCGGTTTTACCGGCAGCCTGATCCTGGCCCAGTTCCCGTCGCAGGCCGAGGCCGAAGCCTGGGCCAAGGACGATCCGTACATCGCGGCCGGTGTCTACGCCAGCGTCAGCATCAAGCCCTTCCGCAAGGCATTGCCAGCCGCATGA
- the lysS gene encoding lysine--tRNA ligase, with amino-acid sequence MQNEIDAPLDENRLIAERREKLSALRKQGVAFPNDFKIDTFTGDLQAEFADAEKWTAEAIEGLNRQVKVAGRIILKRDQGKVAFVQMQDVNGRIQLFIHQGTVGEETFKAFKSWDMGDIVGAEGTVMRTRTGELSIKVDKLRLLTKSLRPLPDKHHGMADVEQRYRQRYVDLIVTEDARRTFAQRSKIIGFIRKWLEAEPRRFMEVETPMMHVIPGGATARPFVTHHNALDMDLYLRVAPELYLKRLVVGGFDRVYEINRNFRNEGVSTRHNPEFTMLELYQAYATYTEIMDITESVIRETAKNVIGTTKLMWEGNEIDVGPAFRRWSMEDAVLELNPEIRRDELRDRAAMAAHCKRLGIHVKDGYGWGRLLLEIFEKTVEHTLIQPTFITDHPVEISPLARESDTNPGITDRFELFINAKELANGFSELNDPEDQEARFRAQVAAKDAGDDEAMHFDADYIRALEVGLPPTGGLGIGIDRLVMLLTGASSIRDVLLFPYMRPEA; translated from the coding sequence ATGCAAAACGAAATCGACGCCCCCCTGGACGAAAACCGCCTCATTGCGGAACGACGCGAGAAGCTTTCGGCTCTGCGCAAACAGGGCGTCGCGTTTCCGAACGACTTCAAGATCGATACGTTCACCGGTGACCTGCAGGCGGAATTCGCCGATGCGGAGAAGTGGACGGCTGAAGCCATCGAGGGCCTGAATCGCCAGGTCAAGGTGGCCGGTCGCATCATTCTCAAGCGTGACCAGGGGAAGGTCGCCTTCGTGCAGATGCAGGACGTCAACGGTCGCATCCAGTTGTTCATCCACCAGGGCACGGTGGGTGAGGAGACGTTCAAGGCGTTCAAGAGCTGGGACATGGGCGACATCGTCGGCGCCGAAGGCACCGTGATGCGTACGCGCACGGGCGAGCTGTCGATCAAGGTCGACAAGCTGCGCCTGCTGACCAAGAGCCTGCGTCCGCTGCCGGACAAGCACCACGGCATGGCCGACGTCGAGCAGCGCTATCGCCAGCGTTACGTCGACCTGATCGTCACCGAAGACGCACGTCGTACCTTTGCACAGCGTTCAAAGATCATCGGCTTCATCCGTAAGTGGCTGGAGGCCGAGCCGCGCCGCTTCATGGAAGTGGAAACGCCGATGATGCACGTGATCCCGGGCGGCGCCACGGCGCGTCCCTTTGTCACGCACCACAACGCGCTGGACATGGACCTCTACCTGCGCGTCGCGCCGGAGCTGTACCTCAAGCGCCTTGTCGTTGGCGGCTTCGATCGCGTGTACGAGATCAACCGCAACTTCCGCAACGAAGGCGTGTCGACCCGTCACAATCCCGAATTCACCATGCTCGAGCTGTACCAGGCCTATGCCACGTACACCGAGATCATGGACATCACCGAGTCGGTGATCCGCGAAACGGCGAAGAACGTCATCGGCACCACCAAGCTGATGTGGGAAGGCAACGAGATCGATGTCGGCCCGGCGTTCCGTCGCTGGAGCATGGAAGACGCCGTGCTCGAGCTGAATCCGGAAATCCGTCGCGACGAACTGCGTGATCGCGCTGCCATGGCCGCCCACTGCAAGCGCCTGGGCATCCATGTGAAGGACGGTTACGGCTGGGGTCGACTGCTGCTGGAAATCTTCGAGAAGACCGTCGAGCACACGCTGATCCAGCCGACCTTCATCACCGACCATCCGGTGGAGATTTCGCCGCTGGCTCGCGAAAGCGACACCAATCCGGGCATCACCGATCGCTTCGAGCTGTTCATCAATGCGAAGGAGCTGGCCAACGGCTTCTCCGAGCTCAACGATCCGGAAGACCAGGAGGCGCGGTTCCGCGCCCAGGTGGCGGCCAAGGATGCCGGCGACGACGAAGCCATGCACTTCGACGCCGACTACATCCGCGCCCTTGAGGTCGGCCTTCCGCCCACCGGCGGCCTGGGAATCGGCATCGATCGCCTTGTGATGTTGTTGACCGGCGCCTCGTCGATCCGCGACGTGTTGCTGTTCCCCTATATGCGCCCGGAGGCCTGA
- the prfB gene encoding peptide chain release factor 2 (programmed frameshift) yields the protein MIETNPILAQIADLSGRIESLRGYLDYATKRERLEEVSRELESPTVWDDPPRAQELGRERARLDTIVTGIDTISGGLTDAGELLEMAAADNDEDTVRSVQDDLTRLEAKVGKLEFQRMFSGKMDANNAFVDIQAGAGGTEAQDWAEILLRMYLRWCESRGWKTELLEVSGGDVAGIKSATFRVEGDYAYGWLKTEIGVHRLVRKSPFDSDNRRHTSFTSVFVSPEVDDDIDIEINPADLRTDVYRSSGAGGQHVNKTESAVRITHVPTNTVVACQTERSQHANRDRAMKMLAAKLYELEVQKRNAEKDALEASKSDIGWGSQIRNYVLDQSRIKDLRTGIERSDTQKVLDGDLDEFVEASLKSGLDAGAKRVDA from the exons ATGATCGAAACGAATCCGATCCTCGCGCAGATCGCGGACCTGTCCGGCCGCATCGAGTCGCTTAGGGGGTATCTT GACTACGCCACCAAGCGTGAGCGTCTCGAAGAAGTAAGTCGCGAACTGGAAAGCCCCACCGTGTGGGACGATCCGCCGCGCGCGCAGGAGCTGGGCCGCGAACGCGCCCGCCTTGACACCATCGTCACGGGTATCGACACCATCAGTGGTGGCCTCACCGACGCGGGCGAGCTGCTGGAGATGGCGGCCGCCGACAACGATGAAGACACCGTCCGCTCGGTGCAGGACGACCTCACCAGGCTCGAAGCCAAGGTCGGCAAGCTGGAATTCCAGCGCATGTTCTCCGGCAAGATGGACGCCAACAACGCCTTCGTGGACATCCAGGCCGGCGCCGGCGGCACCGAAGCCCAGGACTGGGCCGAAATCCTGCTGCGCATGTACCTGCGCTGGTGCGAATCGCGTGGCTGGAAGACCGAGCTGCTGGAGGTTTCCGGTGGTGACGTCGCCGGCATCAAATCCGCGACGTTCCGCGTCGAAGGCGACTACGCCTACGGCTGGCTGAAAACGGAAATCGGCGTGCATCGCCTGGTCCGCAAGTCGCCGTTCGACTCCGACAACCGCCGCCACACCAGTTTCACCTCGGTGTTCGTGTCGCCGGAAGTCGATGATGACATCGACATCGAGATCAATCCGGCGGACCTGCGCACCGACGTATACCGTTCGTCCGGCGCCGGTGGTCAGCACGTCAACAAGACGGAATCGGCCGTGCGTATCACCCACGTGCCCACGAATACCGTGGTGGCCTGCCAGACCGAACGCAGCCAGCACGCCAACCGCGACCGCGCCATGAAGATGCTGGCCGCCAAGCTGTACGAACTGGAAGTTCAGAAGCGCAACGCCGAAAAGGATGCGCTGGAAGCTTCCAAGTCCGATATCGGCTGGGGCAGCCAGATCCGCAACTACGTGCTGGACCAGAGCCGCATCAAGGACCTGCGCACGGGCATCGAACGCTCGGACACGCAGAAGGTGCTGGACGGCGATCTGGATGAATTCGTCGAAGCGAGCCTGAAGTCCGGCCTGGATGCCGGTGCCAAACGCGTGGACGCATAA
- the asnB gene encoding asparagine synthase B: MCSIFGMFDLQPGDDLAALRRQALELSQRQRHRGPDWSGVFVDAGVILVHERLAIVDPASGAQPLRSRDGSLALAVNGEIYNHRELRAASDYDFTTGSDCEVINALYRSRGADFLGQLNGIFAFALWDSESQRYLIARDPLGVCPLYWGHDAQGRLCVASEMKAIADLCPDVAIFPPGHVYDSATGELTRYYSKPWRDYRATRGSEISPVELKQAFEQAVHRQLMTDVPYGVLLSGGLDSSLVTACAARFARERIEDDDRSEAWWPRLHSFAIGLDGSPDLAAAQIAAEALGTVHHGFVYTFWEGLDALPEVIRHIETYDVTTIRASTPMYLLARRIKAMGVKMVLSGEGSDEIFGGYLYFHKAPSPEAFHEETVRKLDALHSFDCLRANKAMMAWGVEARVPFLDLAFIDTAMGFDARQKMACAGRIEKAILREAFQGALPDSILWRQKEQFSDGVGYGWIDGLKAHAEQAVTDREFAAAATRFPHNPPATKEAYLYRRIFEQFYPGAAAAATVPGGKSIACSSPAALAWDPAFAAAADPSGRAVKGVHSNALG; encoded by the coding sequence ATGTGTTCAATATTCGGCATGTTCGATCTGCAACCGGGCGACGACCTTGCCGCCCTGCGGCGCCAGGCGCTGGAGCTGTCCCAGCGCCAGCGACACCGCGGCCCCGACTGGAGTGGCGTGTTCGTGGATGCGGGGGTGATCCTCGTGCACGAGCGACTGGCCATCGTTGACCCGGCGAGCGGTGCGCAGCCGCTACGCTCTCGCGACGGTTCGCTCGCACTCGCCGTCAACGGTGAGATCTACAACCATCGCGAATTGCGTGCCGCCAGTGATTACGATTTCACCACTGGCTCCGATTGCGAAGTGATCAACGCGTTGTACCGGTCACGGGGAGCGGACTTCCTCGGCCAGCTCAATGGCATCTTCGCCTTCGCCCTGTGGGACAGCGAGTCGCAGCGTTACCTGATTGCCCGCGATCCGCTGGGCGTGTGTCCGCTGTACTGGGGGCACGATGCGCAGGGGCGCCTGTGCGTGGCTTCGGAAATGAAAGCCATCGCCGACCTTTGCCCGGACGTCGCCATCTTCCCGCCCGGCCACGTTTACGACAGCGCGACCGGCGAGCTGACGCGCTACTACAGCAAGCCATGGCGCGACTACCGTGCGACCCGGGGCAGCGAGATCTCACCGGTCGAGCTGAAGCAAGCTTTCGAACAGGCGGTCCACCGGCAGCTGATGACCGACGTGCCCTACGGTGTCTTGCTTTCCGGCGGACTGGACTCGTCGCTGGTGACAGCCTGTGCCGCCCGTTTCGCCCGTGAACGCATCGAGGATGACGATCGCAGCGAAGCCTGGTGGCCGCGGCTGCATTCGTTCGCCATTGGCCTGGACGGCTCACCTGATCTGGCCGCAGCGCAGATCGCGGCCGAAGCGCTGGGAACGGTGCACCATGGTTTCGTTTACACCTTCTGGGAAGGGCTGGATGCGTTGCCCGAAGTGATCCGCCACATCGAAACCTACGACGTCACCACCATTCGCGCTTCGACGCCGATGTATCTGCTGGCCCGGCGCATCAAGGCCATGGGCGTGAAAATGGTGCTCTCTGGCGAAGGTTCGGACGAAATCTTTGGCGGGTACCTGTACTTCCACAAAGCACCGTCGCCCGAGGCCTTCCACGAGGAAACCGTGCGCAAGCTCGATGCCCTGCACAGCTTCGACTGCCTGCGCGCGAACAAGGCCATGATGGCCTGGGGCGTGGAGGCGCGCGTGCCGTTCCTGGACCTGGCGTTCATCGATACGGCCATGGGTTTCGACGCCCGGCAGAAGATGGCGTGCGCAGGGCGCATCGAGAAGGCCATCTTGCGCGAAGCGTTCCAGGGCGCCTTGCCGGACTCGATCCTGTGGCGGCAGAAAGAGCAGTTCAGCGATGGCGTCGGCTATGGCTGGATCGACGGGCTCAAGGCGCACGCCGAGCAGGCCGTGACCGATCGCGAATTTGCCGCGGCGGCCACGCGCTTCCCCCATAACCCGCCGGCCACCAAGGAGGCCTACCTCTATCGCCGCATTTTCGAGCAGTTCTATCCCGGGGCTGCTGCGGCAGCGACGGTTCCGGGTGGGAAATCCATCGCCTGCTCCTCGCCGGCGGCGCTGGCCTGGGATCCGGCATTTGCCGCGGCGGCCGATCCCTCTGGCAGGGCGGTGAAGGGCGTCCATTCCAACGCCCTTGGGTGA